Proteins encoded within one genomic window of Apis mellifera strain DH4 linkage group LG1, Amel_HAv3.1, whole genome shotgun sequence:
- the LOC100576231 gene encoding uncharacterized protein LOC100576231 produces MISSFPSYDEELLNSAYANINLIADKAWTFDKEGDSFQKLNHSLSIQNYKLTAKYKENGSYQTKSVRDVIPNSRLASYGNYEYNEERENTYKTDDNEGPVSLSNFCWTEVTEPWMLPEVEKHFAWLTSNGPRSNRELSATRILEPDDVSKIGCGFKSHWDDCLHSQHVQRLRSTEKKIRTNHETSKEANLIESDPTEKLDNYYEYQRYTIENSMEMQLHIRVTSDAVRNLWKVGSNVQQQFLQQKMRLQCYRLQQPREQNCQSKERQQQFYYTVQYRPLILRTEYQAARTETYGIRKHLPPVLSPEVPEFFPKVPVTRFNSNKEQNVNRVQYFPSLNERSYQNELFPYNRTYENTGAIYQEVKKDILGSCEFQSTGIPLLSATDATTFIRPPQQWYQRIPPPAQIQISTSSSTPMCTSVQPLRTTTITHHPLQVKLIKDIFQVQDKFLQSNPIPIPVYQHPIELYHETGQKRKNQGVDFKNLILLTKNAMKAHRGQPKSTQHKPSHYIEGKNRASKSESEVLQWLDKSCPSKTKDFSTANTLVTELRNFEEKNDRKASNTKREKDITRSSERIKAEVPGSNAKASSERDKNDTRNRRRLYRDVLTNASANQTTLENVFEKRYDELEQQAMEQYRTSEESLALKYQV; encoded by the exons ATGATATCTTCATTTCCGTCATACGACGAAGAGCTTTTGAACAGCGCGTATGCGAATATAAATCTAATCGCCGACAAAGCTTGGACTTTCGACAAGGAAGGAGATTCATTTCAAAAACTGAATCATTCTTTGTCGATTCAG aattataaattgactGCAAAGTACAAAGAAAATGGTTCCTATCAAACGAAAAGTGTTCGCGATGTTATTCCTAATTCCCGTTTGGCCAGCTATGGCAACTATGAGTACAATGAAGAACGCGAGAACACGTATAAAACAGACGACAATGAGGGCCCTGTTTCACTATCGAATTTCTGTTGGACGGAAGTTACCGAGCCATGGATGCTTCCGGAGGTCGAAAAGCACTTCGCCTGGTTAACTTCGAATGGACCACGATCGAATCGTGAATT ATCGGCAACAAGGATACTGGAGCCTGACGATGTGTCGAAGATCGGATGTGGTTTCAAGTCGCATTGGGATGATTGTTTGCACAGTCAACACGTGCAGAGGTTGAGATCGACAGAAAAGAAGATCAGGACGAATCATGAAACGAGCAAAGAAGCAAACCTGATCG AGTCAGATCCTACCGAAAAGTTGgataattattacgaatatcAACGTTACACCATCGAAAATTCTATGGAGATGCAGCTACATATTCGCGTAACTAGTGACGCGGTTCGAAACTTATGGAAAGTGGGCAGCAATGTCCAACAGCAATTTCTCCAACAGAAAATGCGTTTGCAGTGTTATCGTCTGCAACAGCCTCGAGAGCAGAATTGCCAGAGCAAGGAACGCCAGCAACAATTCTATTATACAGTCCAATATCGACCATTAATACTTAGAACGGAATATCAAGCAGCAAGAACCGAAACTTACGGAATAAGGAAACATTTGCCACCGGTTCTCAGTCCAGAAGTGCCGGAATTTTTTCCAAAGGTGCCGGTGACAAGATTCAACAGCAACAAGGAACAAAACGTTAATCGCGTGCAATATTTCCCATCCCTTAACGAGAGAAGTTATCAAAACGAATTATTCCCTTACAACAGAACTTACGAAAATACAGGAGCTATATACCAG gaagtaaaaaaagatatacttGGAAGTTGTGAATTTCAGAGTACAGGTATACCATTGTTGTCAGCTACCGATGCGACAACGTTCATTCGACCTCCTCAACAATGGTATCAAAGGATACCACCACCAgcacaaatacaaatatccaCCTCCTCCTCAACGCCAATGTGTACATCTGTACAACCTCTGCGAACTACTACTATCACTCATCATCCCTTACAG gtaaaattaatcaaagatatatttcaGGTGCAAGACAAGTTTTTACAATCGAATCCTATACCAATACCTGTTTATCAACATCCTATAGAATTGTATCATGAAACAGggcaaaaaaggaaaaaccaaggcgttgattttaaaaatttgatactgTTGACGAAAAATGCAATGAAGGCTCACCGTGGGCAACCAAAGAGCACGCAGCATAAGCCTTCTCACTATATTGAAGGAAAAAATCGAGCTTCGAAATCAGAATCCGAGGTCCTTCAATGGTTGGACAAGAGTTGTCCATCGAAAACGAAAGATTTTTCTACTGCTAATACCCTAGTCACGGAATTGAGGAATTTTGAGgagaaaaatgatagaaaagcTTCCAATACGAAACGAGAGAAGGATATCACGAGAAGTAGTGAACGGATAAAAGCAGAAGTGCCAGGATCGAACGCGAAGGCGAGCAgtgaaagagataaaaatgatacgCGAAACAGAAGAAGGCTTTATAGAGATGTCCTAACCAATGCTTCTGCGAATCAAACTACTTTGGAAAACGTATTTgaaaaaag gtACGATGAATTAGAACAACAAGCAATGGAGCAATATAGAACTTCAGAGGAATCTTTGGCGCTTAAATatcaagtataa
- the LOC113219408 gene encoding uncharacterized protein LOC113219408 yields MEQYKFCSSNVQDDTVPQENCFGGQKCSGFGKCSPVNTDVKEEGDDFLQKQGNFVRMENKNELDVPCRFFSDKNSRSNILSKSLTTLSEELSQKSKNTAKGASGDKISKSVRTSSKRRLILVSPFEKESEAKLTRSTDLEEFYCITRANKNIFGYYNNSKIGQIGGGDENITIIQSPRTEGINHLEISRKECIANFLILFFY; encoded by the exons ATGGAACAATACAAGTTTTGTAGCAGCAACGTACAAGATGATACAGTTCCGC aagaaaattgttttggTGGACAAAAATGTTCCGGTTTTGGAAAATGTAGTCCTGTGAATACGGAcgtgaaagaagaaggag ATGATTTTCTGCAGAAACAGGGAAATTTTGTTCGAATGGAAAATAAGAATGAATTGGATGTTCCTTGCCGATTTTTCTCCGATAAAAATAGTCGatcaaatattctttcgaaaagtttGACTACCTTATCTGAAGAATTATctcaaaaatcgaaaaacaCAGCTAAGGGTGCATCAGGTGATAAAATCAGCAAAAGTg TCCGGACATCGTCAAAAAGGCGTCTGATACTGGTGTCACCCTTTGAGAAAGAATCAGAAGCCAAATTAACGAGATCAACTGAtctagaagaattttattgtatcacacgagcaaataaaaatatcttcggttattacaataattcaaaaatcggACAAATTGGTGGTGgagatgaaaatataactataattcaATCTCCCAGAACAGAAGGTATAAAtcatttagaaatttcaaGGAAAGAATGTATAGCCaactttttaatactttttttttactag
- the LOC552032 gene encoding uncharacterized protein C1orf198 homolog has translation MSAMLNSRAEQYFYSINPLAQRIGEDITATKEAYEGLWNTLSIAERNQAINETIIQPEVALKYTLKKPELTKELPEWYPKLRIQTGMKYVIDETGSTLRWRDEHSAPFSFMTQSQMNLSIIDTSEDVKSKLIRAQFGESPHFSSPAKSQKNNSNSVNDTYTSSHTVNCFQSDCFSNNIFEDEQCCSLLKGNVDSDHSESIFAKLMNKTSLLKLQNNLAEDMESLVRERDSDTDKSQTNTLVVMSRTKSSDINESTALLETPSSYSSFQSSQLNQEEEERTIPKTGFEFLDNW, from the exons ATGAGTGCTATGTTAAATTCAAGAGCTGAACAATATTTCTATAGTATAAATCCCTTGGCACAAAGAATAGGAGAAGATATAACTGCAACAAAGGAAGCCTATGAAGGTTTATGGAATACATTAAGTATAGCAGAACGGAATCAAGCAATTAATGAAACCATCATTCAACCAGAAGTtgcattaaaatatactttaaaaaagcCAGAACTTACTAAAGAGTTACCAGAATGGTATCCAAAGTTACGTATTCAGACAGGAATGAAATATGTTATTGATGAAACTGGTTCT acaTTACGATGGCGTGATGAACATTCAGctccattttcatttatgacTCAATCACAAATGAATCTTAGTATAATAGATACATCAGAGGATGTAAAATCAAAGTTAATAAGAGCTCAATTTGGAGAGTCACCACATTTTTCAAGTCCAGcaaaatcacaaaaaaataattcaaactcTGTTAATGATACTTATACTTCATCTCATACAGTTAATTGTTTTCAATCTGATTGTTtctcaaacaatatttttgaagatgaACAATGTTGTAGCTTATTAAAAGGCAATGTTGATAGTGATCATTCTGAAAGTATATTTGCTAAATTAATGAACAAAACATCTTTGTTAAAGTTACAAAACAATTTGGCAGAAGATATGGAAAGTTTAGTCAGAGAAAGAGATTCAGATACTGATAAAAGTCAAACAAATACATTAGTAGTAATGTCACGTACAAAATCAAGTGATATTAATGAATCAACAGCATTGTTAGAAACACCTAGTTCTTATAGTAGTTTTCAATCTTCCCAATTGAAtcaggaggaagaggagcgaACTATACCAAAAACTGGTTTTGAATTTCTTGATAATTGGTAG